A genomic segment from Bubalus kerabau isolate K-KA32 ecotype Philippines breed swamp buffalo chromosome 21, PCC_UOA_SB_1v2, whole genome shotgun sequence encodes:
- the PTGR3 gene encoding prostaglandin reductase 3 isoform X2, producing the protein MQRLALAGTRAIVDMSYARHFLDFQGSAIPSEMQKLVVTRLSPNFREAVTLRRDCPVPLPGDGDLLVRNRFVGVNASDINYSAGRYDPSVKTPFDAGFEGVGEVVALGLSASAAFMVGQAVAYMAPGSFAEYTVVPARVAIPVPGLKPEYLTLLVSGTTAYISLKELGGLSEGKKVLVTAAAGGTGQFAVQLAKKAKCHVIGTCSSAEKSAFLKSVGCDRPVNYNTEHVGTVLRQEYPQGVDVVYESVGGAMFDLAVDALATRGRLIVIGFVSGYQTPTGLSPVKAGTLPAKLLKKSASVQGFFLNHYLPEFRGAMDHLLKMYAGGELVCEVDTGGLSAEGRFTGLESVFRAVDYMYMRKNTGKIVVELPPSVKSKL; encoded by the exons ATGCAGAGGCTGGCGCTCGCCGGGACCCGAGCCATCGTGGACATGTCGTACGCCCGCCACTTCCTGGACTTCCAGGGCTCGGCTATCCCTAGCGAGATGCAGAAGCTGGTGGTGACCCGGCTGAGCCCCAACTTCCGCGAGGCCGTCACCCTGCGCCGGGACTGCCCGGTGCCACTCCCCGGGGACGGAGACCTTCTCGTCCGGAACCG ATTTGTTGGTGTCAATGCTTCTGACATCAACTATTCGGCTGGCCGCTACGACCCTTCAGTCAAGACCCCCTTCGACGCAGGCTTCGAAGGTGTGGGGGAGGTGGTGGCCTTGGGCCTCTCTGCCAGCGCTGCGTTCATGGTCGGCCAGGCTGTGGCCTACATGGCGCCTGGTTCCTTCGCTGAGTACACGGTGGTGCCTGCCAGGGTCGCCATCCCAGTGCCGGGCCTGAAACCCGAGTATCTCACGCTCCTGGTGAGTGGGACCACAGCCTACATCAGCCTGAAAGAGCTCGGGGGGCTGTCGGAAGGGAAGAAGGTCTTGGTGACCGCGGCAGCCGGGGGCACCGGACAGTTCGCCGTCCAGCTCGCAAAGAAGGCCAAGTGCCACGTCATTGGAACATGCTCGTCTGCCGAGAAGTCTGCTTTTCTGAAGTCTGTTGGCTGCGACCGGCCTGTCAACTATAACACCGAGCACGTGGGCACCGTCCTGAGGCAGGAGTACCCCCAAGGTGTGGACGTGGTGTATGAGTCCGTCGGGGGAGCCATGTTTGACTTGGCCGTGGACGCCTTGGCTACCCGAGGGCGCTTGATAGTGATCGGGTTCGTCTCTGGCTACCAGACTCCTACCGGCCTGTCACCCGTGAAAGCAGGAACACTTCCAGCCAAACTGCTGAAGAAATCTGCCAGTGTCCAGGGCTTCTTCTTGAACCATTACCTTCCTGAGTTTCGAGGTGCCATGGACCACTTGCTCAAGATGTATGCGGGTGGTGAGCTGGTTTGTGAGGTGGACACCGGAGGTCTGTCTGCAGAGGGCAGGTTTACCGGCCTGGAATCGGTCTTCCGGGCCGTCGATTATATGTACATGAGAAAAAACACTGGAAAAATTGTCGTTGAATTACCTCCCTCTGTCAAAAGTAAGCTATAA
- the PTGR3 gene encoding prostaglandin reductase 3 isoform X1, translated as MVGQAVAYMAPGSFAEYTVVPARVAIPVPGLKPEYLTLLVSGTTAYISLKELGGLSEGKKVLVTAAAGGTGQFAVQLAKKAKCHVIGTCSSAEKSAFLKSVGCDRPVNYNTEHVGTVLRQEYPQGVDVVYESVGGAMFDLAVDALATRGRLIVIGFVSGYQTPTGLSPVKAGTLPAKLLKKSASVQGFFLNHYLPEFRGAMDHLLKMYAGGELVCEVDTGGLSAEGRFTGLESVFRAVDYMYMRKNTGKIVVELPPSVKSKL; from the coding sequence ATGGTCGGCCAGGCTGTGGCCTACATGGCGCCTGGTTCCTTCGCTGAGTACACGGTGGTGCCTGCCAGGGTCGCCATCCCAGTGCCGGGCCTGAAACCCGAGTATCTCACGCTCCTGGTGAGTGGGACCACAGCCTACATCAGCCTGAAAGAGCTCGGGGGGCTGTCGGAAGGGAAGAAGGTCTTGGTGACCGCGGCAGCCGGGGGCACCGGACAGTTCGCCGTCCAGCTCGCAAAGAAGGCCAAGTGCCACGTCATTGGAACATGCTCGTCTGCCGAGAAGTCTGCTTTTCTGAAGTCTGTTGGCTGCGACCGGCCTGTCAACTATAACACCGAGCACGTGGGCACCGTCCTGAGGCAGGAGTACCCCCAAGGTGTGGACGTGGTGTATGAGTCCGTCGGGGGAGCCATGTTTGACTTGGCCGTGGACGCCTTGGCTACCCGAGGGCGCTTGATAGTGATCGGGTTCGTCTCTGGCTACCAGACTCCTACCGGCCTGTCACCCGTGAAAGCAGGAACACTTCCAGCCAAACTGCTGAAGAAATCTGCCAGTGTCCAGGGCTTCTTCTTGAACCATTACCTTCCTGAGTTTCGAGGTGCCATGGACCACTTGCTCAAGATGTATGCGGGTGGTGAGCTGGTTTGTGAGGTGGACACCGGAGGTCTGTCTGCAGAGGGCAGGTTTACCGGCCTGGAATCGGTCTTCCGGGCCGTCGATTATATGTACATGAGAAAAAACACTGGAAAAATTGTCGTTGAATTACCTCCCTCTGTCAAAAGTAAGCTATAA